TTCATGATTTGGAACAATACCCACCTTTGCACATCATACCCGCGAGCATCGATCTGTGTAAAAGCACAAATGATGCGCTCACTCTTGTGAAAGAAATACAGCTAATCGATGAAGTTCAGTTGATCGTAATTGATACCCTTGCACGTGCCTTATCAGGGGGAAACGAGAACAATCCCGATGACATGGGAGCCTTCATCCGCAATTGCGATACTATCCGAGAACAGACGCATGCGCATATAATGGTCATTCATCACAGCGGAAAAGACACCAAAAAGGGCGCACGTGGGCACAGTTCTTTAAGGGGAGCCATCGATACAGAAATTGTCGTCACAAATGATGGCGAGACAGTATTGGCAGAGATTACTAAACAGCGCGATGGTAAGAAAGAGCAGCGATATGCATTCAATATGAAAGTGATCGAACTTGGAACTGATGACGATGGCGATGCAATAAGCTCCTGTGTTCTCATTCCCTCAGAAGACGACAGCTCCTTTTCATTGCAGCAATTAAAAGGGCAAAAGAAAACAGCCCTAGAGCATATTAAAGCTCATTTGAAGGCTATGGGCAGAATGCAAATTGTCGATAACATATCCAAGACAACAGCCCAAGCAATGGAGGTCTCAGAAATGAAAAGACTTTTACAGAGGGACGGTATTATTTCGTCCCAAAAAATCGAAAATATCGGAAGATGCATCAGCCGCTTAATGCAGGATTTACAAAATCTTAATCACATTGAAATATCGAACAATTTAATCTTTATACCACAGATTCCATAGCATACTGTCGGCTCTTTTGTT
This portion of the Pseudomonadota bacterium genome encodes:
- a CDS encoding helicase RepA family protein; protein product: MLVSEPRRPLQPYSWAEFQAQPSQPFLIKGLLRKGSMSVIYGESNSGKTFLALTVIMSVLIEVPFHGLRARKGTVVYIAAEGGVGLIDRLHALRIFHDLEQYPPLHIIPASIDLCKSTNDALTLVKEIQLIDEVQLIVIDTLARALSGGNENNPDDMGAFIRNCDTIREQTHAHIMVIHHSGKDTKKGARGHSSLRGAIDTEIVVTNDGETVLAEITKQRDGKKEQRYAFNMKVIELGTDDDGDAISSCVLIPSEDDSSFSLQQLKGQKKTALEHIKAHLKAMGRMQIVDNISKTTAQAMEVSEMKRLLQRDGIISSQKIENIGRCISRLMQDLQNLNHIEISNNLIFIPQIP